The proteins below come from a single Novipirellula artificiosorum genomic window:
- a CDS encoding glycosyltransferase, whose product MLHTRIVTDVGGGPDKTILNSPRYLQDFGYDSACLYLHPNGDPGIEVLKQKAIESEAEMIAWPDGKPIDFELVKRLSQFCKDRNVAIWHAHDYKTNVLGLQVRRHWPMKLVTTTHGWGVVGGRNHLYATVGKACLPFYDAVVAVSDDLYLSSRRWRVSKKRAYMIQNAIDTHSFRRTLSRRQARTQLQLNAHDGIVILALGRLSAEKGFDILIDSVAELHSRGCPVTLWIGGEGGCRGILEAQIERLGLSQSVRLMGHVIDPRIMLQAADIFVLSSISEGLPNVLLEAMALETPIVATRIGGVPRLLGEGQYGVMVDPGNRDALADAIHDLANDPDRRSAFAAAARNHVIEEFAFEKRMQKMAAVYDQVLE is encoded by the coding sequence GTGCTTCATACGCGGATCGTTACCGATGTGGGGGGTGGGCCTGACAAGACGATTTTGAATTCGCCTCGCTATTTGCAGGACTTTGGGTACGATTCGGCGTGCCTGTATTTGCATCCCAACGGCGACCCTGGGATTGAAGTGCTGAAACAAAAAGCGATTGAGTCCGAGGCTGAGATGATTGCTTGGCCCGATGGCAAACCGATCGACTTTGAACTGGTCAAACGATTGTCGCAATTCTGTAAGGATCGCAACGTCGCCATATGGCATGCACATGATTACAAGACGAATGTGCTGGGGTTACAGGTCCGTCGTCACTGGCCGATGAAACTGGTGACCACCACGCACGGATGGGGCGTCGTGGGCGGCCGAAACCACTTGTATGCCACGGTGGGAAAAGCATGTTTGCCGTTCTACGATGCGGTGGTTGCTGTTTCGGATGACCTTTATCTGAGCTCAAGGCGCTGGCGGGTTTCAAAGAAGCGGGCATACATGATTCAAAATGCAATCGATACCCATTCGTTTCGCCGAACTTTGTCTCGCCGACAGGCCCGAACACAGCTGCAGCTTAACGCACACGATGGGATCGTCATATTGGCGTTAGGGCGTTTGTCCGCGGAAAAAGGATTTGACATCCTCATTGACAGCGTGGCTGAACTTCACAGCCGAGGATGTCCCGTCACGCTTTGGATTGGTGGCGAGGGAGGTTGCCGGGGGATACTCGAAGCGCAAATCGAGCGATTGGGATTGAGCCAGTCGGTTAGATTAATGGGGCACGTTATCGACCCCCGAATCATGCTGCAGGCTGCGGATATTTTTGTGCTCAGCAGTATCAGTGAGGGGTTGCCCAATGTGCTGCTCGAAGCAATGGCACTTGAGACACCGATCGTTGCAACTCGGATTGGCGGAGTGCCGCGACTGCTCGGCGAAGGTCAATACGGGGTAATGGTTGATCCTGGGAACCGCGATGCACTTGCCGATGCGATCCATGATTTGGCGAACGATCCCGATCGACGGAGCGCATTTGCCGCTGCAGCTCGTAACCATGTCATCGAAGAATTTGCCTTTGAAAAACGGATGCAGAAAATGGCGGCTGTCTATGACCAAGTGTTAGAGTAG
- a CDS encoding glycosyltransferase codes for MNQDLLKVCQVVHTLNVGGAEILAREYALRSRDQCNTLFACLDEIGSLGENLRRDGQVVETLGRQSGFDFAVARKLARLCREHNVDVIHAQQYTPFFYAALSRIPFGGPPILFTEHGRSFPDYRRSKRVFANKVLLRRCDHIVAVGKQVKQALIDNEGISANRIEVIYNGIDINAFRHSPGVRAEVRQELGISDADIAVFQVARLNALKDHGTAVRTWARLTDCPTVRLFLVGDGEERPSIERLIDKLGLHRSITLLGTRNDVPRLINAADMFLMTSVSEGIPLTLIEAMANGVPCVSTDAGGIAEVVLDGVTGLLSPAGDDAAIAASVMRLAKDADLRKRMGEQGCERAETLFSDSTMHAAYQGLYRQMSSSGTRREFR; via the coding sequence ATGAATCAAGATTTATTGAAGGTTTGTCAGGTCGTCCATACCTTGAATGTCGGCGGTGCCGAGATTCTCGCGCGGGAGTATGCGTTGCGGTCCAGGGATCAGTGCAATACGCTGTTTGCCTGTCTCGACGAGATCGGTTCACTCGGCGAAAACTTGCGCCGGGATGGACAGGTTGTGGAGACGCTTGGTCGTCAATCCGGATTCGACTTCGCGGTCGCCCGCAAACTCGCTCGTTTGTGTCGTGAACACAACGTCGACGTGATCCATGCTCAGCAGTACACGCCGTTTTTTTACGCTGCACTCAGTCGTATTCCTTTTGGCGGACCTCCGATCCTGTTCACTGAACACGGACGGTCGTTCCCGGATTATCGTCGTTCCAAAAGAGTTTTCGCAAACAAGGTTTTGTTGCGGCGATGCGACCACATCGTTGCAGTGGGAAAACAAGTCAAACAAGCGTTGATTGATAACGAAGGAATCTCTGCAAACCGGATTGAGGTGATCTATAACGGGATCGACATCAACGCGTTTAGGCACTCTCCCGGCGTGCGAGCGGAGGTGCGACAAGAACTCGGAATCTCCGACGCGGACATTGCGGTGTTTCAGGTCGCACGGCTAAATGCCTTGAAGGACCATGGGACCGCCGTGCGTACTTGGGCGCGACTAACCGATTGCCCTACGGTGCGGTTGTTCTTGGTGGGTGATGGTGAAGAACGGCCCTCGATTGAACGACTGATTGATAAGCTCGGGCTCCATCGTTCGATCACCTTGCTGGGTACGCGTAACGATGTACCACGATTGATTAACGCCGCCGACATGTTCCTGATGACGAGTGTTTCCGAAGGGATTCCGCTGACGTTGATCGAAGCGATGGCAAATGGAGTTCCTTGTGTGTCAACCGACGCGGGCGGGATTGCTGAAGTTGTCCTCGACGGTGTGACGGGATTGCTGTCGCCGGCAGGTGATGATGCAGCGATCGCAGCAAGCGTTATGCGGCTCGCAAAGGATGCCGATCTACGAAAACGAATGGGTGAGCAAGGTTGTGAGCGAGCCGAAACACTCTTTAGTGATTCGACGATGCACGCAGCCTATCAAGGGTTGTATCGCCAGATGTCCAGTAGCGGAACTCGCAGAGAGTTTCGATAA